From a region of the Spelaeicoccus albus genome:
- a CDS encoding glucarate dehydratase family protein, giving the protein MTNNRFDAERITRITITPVAFHDPPLLNAVGVHERWALRSIVQLTTESGITGLGESYGDEAHLRRLRHGADALIGADVFAVNSFRPLIRQALAADSGVGGHGMSGMVTGSSTEDRVLSPFDVAALDVQGKILRRPVTDLLGGAVRAAVPFSGYLFYKWAAHPGADGDIWGEALTTAGIVEQAKTMVADYGFDALKLKGGVRPPDEECAAIEALRAEFPDMPLRLDPNAAWTVQTSIEIGERLNGVLEYLEDPTPGLTGMAEVRRKAPMPLATNMCVVSFDDIAPAVDAGSVDIILSDHHFWGGLRRSQSLAAITETFDLGLSMHSNSHLGISLAAMVHLAAATPRLDYACDTHWPWKDPAEDVVVPGTLEFSDGAVPVPTGAGLGVELDEDALGRLHEQYVRCGQRDRDDTGYMQSIEPDFRPVTPRW; this is encoded by the coding sequence GTGACGAACAATCGCTTCGACGCGGAACGTATCACGCGGATCACTATTACCCCGGTCGCCTTTCATGACCCTCCGCTGCTGAACGCCGTGGGCGTCCACGAACGGTGGGCATTGCGGTCCATCGTGCAGCTGACAACGGAGAGCGGCATCACCGGGCTTGGCGAAAGCTACGGTGATGAGGCGCATCTACGACGTTTGCGGCACGGCGCCGACGCACTCATCGGCGCGGACGTGTTTGCGGTGAATTCATTCCGCCCCCTCATTCGTCAGGCGCTCGCAGCCGACAGCGGGGTCGGCGGGCACGGTATGAGCGGCATGGTGACCGGGTCGTCGACCGAGGATCGCGTTCTCTCGCCGTTCGACGTCGCCGCGCTCGACGTGCAGGGCAAAATCCTGAGGCGGCCGGTCACCGACCTCCTCGGCGGGGCTGTCCGAGCCGCCGTGCCATTCAGCGGCTACCTCTTTTACAAGTGGGCGGCGCATCCCGGGGCGGACGGCGACATTTGGGGTGAAGCGCTGACGACGGCCGGCATCGTGGAACAAGCCAAGACCATGGTTGCCGACTACGGATTCGACGCGTTGAAGCTCAAGGGTGGCGTGAGGCCCCCGGACGAGGAATGTGCGGCAATCGAGGCGCTACGTGCCGAATTCCCGGACATGCCGCTGCGCCTCGACCCAAACGCTGCCTGGACCGTCCAAACGTCGATCGAGATCGGCGAGAGACTGAACGGCGTCCTGGAATACCTCGAAGATCCGACGCCGGGACTTACGGGGATGGCAGAGGTCCGGCGAAAAGCACCGATGCCGCTGGCCACCAATATGTGCGTCGTCAGCTTTGATGACATTGCCCCGGCAGTGGATGCCGGATCGGTAGACATCATCCTGTCTGACCACCATTTTTGGGGTGGTCTTCGCCGGTCGCAGTCGCTGGCCGCCATTACCGAAACGTTCGATCTCGGACTATCGATGCACTCCAACTCCCATCTGGGCATCAGTCTCGCGGCGATGGTCCACCTCGCGGCTGCGACGCCGCGGCTCGACTACGCGTGCGACACCCACTGGCCCTGGAAGGATCCGGCCGAGGACGTCGTCGTCCCGGGGACGCTCGAGTTTTCGGACGGCGCCGTACCCGTGCCCACCGGCGCCGGTCTCGGAGTGGAACTGGACGAGGACGCACTGGGTCGGCTGCACGAACAGTATGTGCGGTGTGGGCAGCGCGACAGGGACGACACCGGCTACATGCAGAGCATTGAGCCGGACTTTCGGCCGGTGACCCCGCGATGGTGA
- the manD gene encoding D-mannonate dehydratase ManD, translating to MSIRSAEVLITSPGRNFVTLRITTSDGVVGLGDATVNGRELAVASYLRDHVVPLLDGRDEARIEDTWQYLYRGAYWRRGPITMAAIAAVDMALWDIKARVAGMPLYQLLGGRSRRGALAYGHASGTTTDALFQSIRNHLDEGFRAIRVQTGVPGLGQVYGVASDQRAGQRYDYEPAGRTAVPTEETWDTRAYLRHVPTVFEAVRNEFGPELPLLHDGHHRMTPNQAAALGKSLEPYDLFWLEDCTPAENQEGLRRVRSQTTTPLAIGEVFNSVFDYQTLITEQLIDYVRSAVTHAGGITALKKIMDFANIYQIKSGFHGPTDISPVGQAAHLHLGIALHNFGIQEYMKHSRDTLDVFHTSYTFSDGLLDPGETPGLGVEYDDAAAEKFDYTPAYLPVNRLLDGTVHDW from the coding sequence ATGAGTATTCGATCCGCCGAAGTTCTGATCACGAGCCCCGGCCGCAACTTCGTCACGCTGAGAATCACGACGTCCGACGGCGTCGTCGGCCTCGGGGACGCAACGGTGAACGGGCGAGAGCTCGCCGTGGCATCCTACCTGCGCGATCACGTCGTCCCGCTGCTTGACGGACGCGATGAGGCGCGTATTGAGGACACGTGGCAGTACTTGTACCGGGGTGCGTATTGGCGTCGCGGCCCCATCACCATGGCGGCCATTGCAGCAGTCGACATGGCGTTATGGGACATCAAGGCACGTGTCGCCGGAATGCCGCTTTATCAGCTTCTGGGCGGCCGGTCGAGGCGTGGTGCGCTGGCGTACGGGCACGCGTCGGGGACGACGACGGATGCGTTGTTCCAGTCGATCCGCAATCATCTCGACGAGGGGTTCAGGGCGATTCGCGTGCAAACCGGCGTGCCGGGGCTGGGACAGGTCTACGGCGTCGCGTCCGATCAGCGAGCCGGGCAGCGTTACGATTACGAGCCGGCGGGACGCACGGCCGTGCCGACCGAGGAAACGTGGGACACGCGCGCGTACCTGCGGCACGTGCCAACAGTTTTCGAAGCCGTCCGCAACGAGTTCGGGCCGGAGCTGCCGTTGCTCCACGACGGCCACCACCGGATGACGCCGAATCAGGCGGCAGCGCTCGGGAAAAGCCTCGAGCCGTACGACTTGTTCTGGCTCGAGGACTGCACGCCGGCGGAGAATCAGGAAGGGCTGCGCCGCGTGCGCTCGCAAACGACGACGCCGCTGGCCATCGGCGAGGTGTTCAACTCGGTGTTTGACTACCAAACGCTGATCACCGAGCAACTCATCGATTACGTCCGGTCGGCCGTCACTCATGCCGGCGGGATCACTGCGCTGAAGAAGATCATGGATTTTGCGAACATTTATCAGATCAAGTCCGGCTTCCATGGCCCTACGGACATCTCACCGGTCGGCCAGGCCGCGCACCTGCATCTCGGAATCGCCTTGCACAACTTCGGGATACAGGAATACATGAAGCACTCACGCGACACGTTGGATGTCTTTCACACCAGCTACACGTTCTCCGACGGGTTGCTCGACCCGGGCGAGACGCCGGGCCTCGGCGTCGAATACGACGACGCGGCGGCGGAGAAATTCGACTATACACCGGCGTATCTGCCGGTCAACCGCCTACTCGACGGTACGGTGCACGACTGGTGA
- a CDS encoding inorganic phosphate transporter, whose amino-acid sequence MDHITIIVSLVIALALFFDFTNGFHDTANAMATPIATGAMKPKVAVGVAAALNLVGAFLSTEVAKTVSGGIIHEGNGGISITPEMIFAGLIGAVIWNMITWLLGLPSSSSHALFGGLIGAAIVGAGFSSVNYLVVVDKVILPALLAPLIAGLVAFISTKLAYSITRRSGSPNGRSTFKLGQIFSSSLVALSHGTNDAQKTMGVITLVLISGGFQAEGSGPHIWVIAACACAIALGTYTGGWRIIKTLGTGLTEVKPAQGFAAEVSTASAVLASSHLGFALSTTQVASGSVIGSGLGRRGSKVRWKTAGRIGSGWLLTLPAAAIVGALAAAIAHLGVLGVVTDAVLGAIVVGGIFLRSHVRKQRLENPSVSQVAAAGEAVKMRKKKKKKKKQGRKNRLASKPKKKKKKGKKKTPKSGKNKSGKNKSGKKGAKAKK is encoded by the coding sequence GTGGATCACATAACGATCATCGTTTCACTAGTCATCGCACTAGCGCTCTTTTTCGACTTCACAAACGGCTTCCACGACACGGCCAACGCCATGGCCACCCCAATCGCCACGGGCGCGATGAAGCCCAAGGTGGCGGTCGGCGTCGCGGCCGCGCTGAACCTGGTCGGCGCGTTCTTATCAACCGAAGTGGCAAAGACCGTCTCCGGCGGCATCATCCACGAGGGTAACGGCGGCATCAGCATTACGCCCGAGATGATCTTCGCCGGCCTCATCGGCGCCGTGATCTGGAACATGATCACGTGGCTGTTGGGCCTGCCGTCCAGTTCCTCTCACGCCTTATTCGGCGGGCTCATCGGCGCGGCCATCGTCGGAGCCGGGTTCAGCTCCGTCAACTATCTCGTCGTGGTCGACAAGGTCATCCTGCCGGCGCTGTTGGCGCCGCTCATTGCCGGACTCGTCGCGTTCATCAGCACCAAGCTTGCCTATTCGATCACGAGGCGTTCGGGCAGCCCGAACGGCCGCAGTACGTTCAAGCTCGGCCAAATCTTCTCATCCTCGCTTGTCGCGCTTTCGCACGGTACGAACGATGCGCAAAAGACCATGGGCGTCATCACGCTGGTCCTGATCTCCGGGGGCTTCCAGGCCGAGGGATCCGGCCCCCATATCTGGGTGATCGCGGCCTGCGCCTGCGCCATCGCTCTCGGCACCTACACCGGCGGCTGGCGCATCATCAAGACGCTTGGCACCGGTCTGACCGAGGTCAAGCCGGCGCAAGGCTTTGCGGCCGAGGTTTCGACGGCGTCCGCCGTGCTGGCCTCCAGCCACCTGGGCTTCGCGCTGTCGACGACCCAGGTTGCGTCCGGCTCGGTCATCGGCTCCGGCCTTGGACGCCGCGGTTCCAAGGTCCGCTGGAAAACCGCCGGACGCATTGGCTCGGGCTGGCTGCTCACCCTCCCGGCCGCCGCCATCGTCGGTGCCCTAGCCGCGGCTATCGCACACCTGGGAGTCCTCGGCGTGGTCACGGACGCCGTGCTGGGCGCGATAGTGGTCGGCGGTATCTTCCTGCGCTCGCACGTGCGCAAGCAGCGGCTTGAGAACCCGTCGGTCAGCCAGGTCGCGGCGGCCGGCGAAGCCGTCAAGATGCGCAAGAAGAAGAAAAAGAAGAAGAAGCAAGGCCGCAAGAACCGGCTGGCGTCCAAACCCAAGAAGAAAAAGAAAAAAGGCAAGAAGAAGACCCCGAAGTCCGGAAAGAACAAGTCGGGAAAGAACAAGTCGGGTAAGAAGGGGGCGAAGGCTAAGAAATGA
- a CDS encoding LysR family transcriptional regulator, which produces MYSLDQIRCFVAVAEELHFGRAAERLRMTQPPLSRQIQKLEHSIGVTLLDRNNRSVALTAAGRAFLTEARRLLVTADNAPDLARRIARGASGTVRIGFTAVSAFGVLGPLLDTIDANLPDVDIVLRELVTSEQIGALSRAEIDLGLARPPLDRGEFETTLLYREPLVLVAHEHHPLVQQSDPIDIDQLHGVEIVMYSPVQARYFYDLTTSVFADVRPRFTQYVTQIHTVIALVAAGRGAALVPKSAENLGMAAVRYVPLTGIDPSPVELHAVWRREADNPALRRIIDHMSEIDLDQPPGLDAGTPAIE; this is translated from the coding sequence ATGTACTCACTCGACCAGATCCGGTGTTTTGTGGCCGTCGCCGAAGAGCTGCACTTCGGCAGGGCGGCCGAGCGCCTTCGAATGACTCAGCCGCCGTTGAGCCGGCAAATCCAAAAGCTCGAGCATTCCATCGGCGTCACGCTGCTCGACCGCAACAATCGATCGGTCGCTCTCACGGCCGCCGGACGGGCATTCCTCACCGAAGCGCGGCGGCTACTCGTCACAGCCGACAACGCCCCCGACCTTGCCCGGCGCATTGCCCGCGGCGCATCCGGCACGGTGCGGATCGGCTTTACCGCCGTTTCGGCGTTCGGGGTGCTCGGGCCGCTGCTCGACACGATCGACGCGAATCTGCCGGACGTCGACATCGTGCTGCGCGAGCTCGTCACCAGCGAACAAATCGGTGCGCTCAGCCGGGCAGAGATCGACTTGGGGCTGGCACGGCCTCCACTTGACCGCGGCGAATTTGAAACAACACTGCTCTACCGTGAACCGCTCGTCCTTGTCGCGCACGAGCATCATCCACTCGTCCAACAGTCCGACCCCATCGACATCGACCAGCTGCACGGAGTCGAAATCGTCATGTATTCGCCCGTACAAGCACGCTACTTCTACGACCTCACGACATCCGTGTTTGCCGATGTCCGGCCGCGGTTCACCCAATACGTCACGCAGATCCACACGGTGATCGCCCTCGTTGCGGCCGGGCGCGGCGCCGCGCTGGTGCCAAAGTCGGCGGAAAATCTTGGCATGGCGGCCGTCCGGTATGTCCCGTTGACCGGCATCGATCCATCACCAGTCGAACTCCACGCCGTCTGGCGGCGCGAGGCAGACAACCCCGCGTTGCGTCGCATCATCGACCACATGTCGGAAATCGACCTCGACCAACCTCCGGGTCTCGACGCTGGCACCCCGGCCATCGAATAG
- a CDS encoding enolase C-terminal domain-like protein, whose product MSNSPTITALEVVPVAGRDSMLLNLSGAHGPFFTRNIAIMTDSNGNTGLGEVPGGEAIRSTIEQSAELLVGRRLAEYKQLLRHVAGEFADRDSAGRGVQTFDLRTTVHAVTAVESAMLDLLGQHLGVPVAELLGDGQQRDSVRMLGYLFYVGDKSKTDLPYIDESGTDDWTSLRRAEALTPDTVVRLAEAAADRYGFEDFKLKGGVLPADEEADAVTALARRFPAARITLDPNGAWPLAEAIRVGRRLRDVLAYAEDPCGREGVYSGREVMAEFRRATGLPTATNMIATDWRQLAHAVRSNAVDIPLADPHFWTMNGSVRVAQLCNDFGLTWGSHSNNHFDISLAMFTQVGAAAPGNITALDTHWIWQDGQELTKDPFTIADGAIAVPDRPGLGIELDRSRLEAAHRLYLEHGLGARDDAAAMQFLVPDWQFDPKRPALAR is encoded by the coding sequence ATGTCGAACTCCCCCACCATCACGGCGCTCGAGGTAGTTCCGGTCGCCGGCCGCGACAGTATGCTGCTCAATTTGAGCGGCGCGCACGGTCCATTCTTCACCCGCAACATCGCGATAATGACCGACAGCAACGGCAACACGGGCCTTGGCGAGGTACCCGGCGGTGAAGCGATCCGCTCGACCATCGAGCAGTCCGCCGAACTTCTGGTGGGCCGCCGGCTTGCCGAGTACAAACAGCTGCTCCGCCACGTGGCAGGCGAGTTCGCCGACCGCGATTCGGCCGGACGCGGCGTCCAGACTTTCGATTTGCGCACGACGGTGCACGCCGTGACCGCCGTCGAGTCGGCGATGCTCGACCTGCTCGGGCAGCATCTGGGCGTCCCGGTGGCCGAGCTGCTCGGTGATGGGCAGCAGCGCGACAGCGTCCGCATGCTCGGGTACCTGTTTTATGTGGGCGACAAGTCCAAGACGGATCTTCCGTACATCGACGAAAGCGGAACCGACGACTGGACCTCGCTGCGCAGGGCGGAGGCGCTCACCCCGGACACCGTGGTGCGGCTTGCCGAAGCGGCCGCCGACAGGTACGGATTCGAGGACTTCAAACTCAAAGGCGGCGTGCTGCCGGCTGACGAAGAGGCCGACGCGGTCACGGCGCTGGCACGGCGGTTCCCGGCAGCGCGCATCACGCTGGATCCCAACGGGGCGTGGCCGCTTGCCGAAGCGATCCGGGTGGGCCGGCGGCTGAGGGACGTGCTCGCGTACGCCGAGGACCCGTGCGGCCGCGAAGGCGTGTACTCCGGGCGTGAGGTCATGGCCGAGTTCCGCCGCGCGACCGGCCTGCCGACGGCCACCAATATGATCGCCACCGATTGGCGACAGCTGGCACACGCCGTCCGGAGCAACGCTGTCGACATTCCGCTGGCCGACCCGCATTTCTGGACGATGAACGGATCGGTCCGCGTCGCGCAGCTGTGCAACGATTTCGGGCTGACATGGGGATCGCATTCGAACAATCATTTCGACATTTCGCTTGCCATGTTCACGCAGGTCGGAGCCGCGGCCCCCGGCAACATCACCGCCCTGGACACGCATTGGATCTGGCAGGACGGGCAAGAGCTCACCAAGGATCCGTTCACGATCGCCGACGGCGCCATAGCGGTTCCGGACAGGCCCGGGCTCGGCATCGAACTCGACAGGAGCCGGCTCGAGGCTGCGCACCGGCTGTACCTCGAACACGGCCTCGGCGCGCGGGACGACGCCGCCGCCATGCAATTTCTCGTACCCGACTGGCAGTTCGACCCGAAACGGCCGGCGTTGGCACGATGA
- a CDS encoding UxaA family hydrolase has product MSAADAIDVIRLDGGDEVVVASRDIRLGETVSVPGRGRVEVRSSVPRGHKLAITPVSAGDTVSKYGVVIGVASADIKPGDHVHIHNLTMTDPESDYEFGTARRTLPVPEGRRPTFDGYRRADGKVGTRNYIGILTSVNCSAGTAKMIADQFRGSALDEYTHVDGVVALTHGSGCGLVSGSDGADVLTRTLRGYAAHPNMAGLLVLGLGCEMLQADRIVDPTTLPESTLIETMTIQETGGIRKTVRAGVAAIEKMLGPVNDLQRESVDVSELTLGLNCGGSDGYSGITANPALGVASDLLVAYGGTSILAETPEVFGAEQLLTRRAVSPEVGRKLLKRIEWWKEYAAAGGGSLDNNPSPGNKAGGLTTILEKSLGAIAKSGSAELVDVLAYAEPVTARGLHFMDTPGYDPVSVTGIVAGGANIVCFTTGRGSVLGCKPSPSIKLATNSDLYARMREDMDLNCGGIVDGSESVDEAGRRIFDCVLEVASGRRTVSEELDLGQDEFQPWQLGTVT; this is encoded by the coding sequence GTGAGCGCGGCCGACGCCATCGATGTCATCCGGCTCGACGGCGGTGACGAGGTAGTCGTGGCGAGTCGTGATATCCGGCTGGGCGAAACCGTCTCCGTGCCCGGCCGTGGCCGCGTGGAAGTGCGCTCGTCGGTTCCCCGCGGACACAAACTGGCGATCACGCCCGTGTCGGCCGGCGACACGGTGAGCAAATACGGAGTCGTGATCGGCGTCGCATCCGCCGATATCAAACCCGGCGACCACGTACATATCCACAACCTGACCATGACCGACCCCGAGAGCGACTACGAATTCGGGACGGCACGGCGCACGCTGCCGGTGCCCGAAGGGCGACGACCGACCTTCGACGGCTACCGGCGCGCTGACGGCAAGGTCGGCACGCGCAACTACATCGGCATCCTCACCTCGGTGAATTGCTCGGCCGGCACCGCCAAGATGATCGCCGATCAGTTTCGCGGATCCGCGCTGGACGAGTACACGCACGTGGACGGCGTCGTCGCGCTCACGCACGGAAGCGGATGCGGGCTCGTATCCGGCAGCGATGGCGCCGACGTGCTCACGCGGACGTTGCGCGGCTACGCGGCTCATCCCAATATGGCCGGGTTGTTGGTACTCGGCCTCGGTTGTGAAATGCTCCAGGCCGATCGAATCGTCGATCCGACGACTCTGCCGGAATCCACGCTGATCGAGACGATGACGATCCAAGAAACCGGCGGAATCCGTAAAACCGTACGGGCCGGCGTGGCCGCGATCGAAAAGATGCTCGGCCCCGTTAACGACCTCCAGCGCGAAAGCGTCGACGTGTCCGAACTGACGCTCGGACTGAACTGCGGGGGATCGGACGGCTATTCGGGAATCACGGCGAACCCCGCACTGGGGGTGGCCTCGGATCTGCTGGTGGCCTACGGCGGCACGTCCATTCTCGCCGAGACGCCCGAGGTCTTCGGAGCCGAACAACTGCTGACGCGCCGGGCCGTGAGCCCCGAGGTCGGGCGAAAGCTGCTGAAGCGGATCGAGTGGTGGAAGGAATACGCCGCGGCCGGAGGCGGCAGCCTCGACAATAACCCGTCGCCGGGCAATAAAGCGGGTGGTCTCACCACGATCTTGGAAAAATCGCTCGGAGCCATTGCCAAATCCGGCAGTGCCGAACTTGTCGACGTCCTCGCTTATGCCGAGCCCGTCACCGCGCGGGGGCTGCACTTCATGGACACGCCCGGCTACGACCCCGTGTCGGTCACCGGCATCGTGGCCGGCGGCGCGAACATCGTGTGCTTTACGACCGGGCGAGGATCGGTGTTGGGGTGCAAGCCTTCGCCCAGCATCAAACTTGCCACGAACAGCGATCTGTACGCTCGGATGCGCGAAGACATGGACCTGAATTGCGGCGGTATCGTCGACGGCTCGGAGTCCGTGGACGAAGCCGGACGGCGCATTTTCGATTGTGTTCTGGAAGTCGCGTCGGGCCGGCGGACCGTCAGCGAAGAACTCGACCTGGGCCAGGACGAGTTCCAGCCCTGGCAGCTCGGCACAGTCACCTGA
- a CDS encoding nitroreductase family deazaflavin-dependent oxidoreductase: MTLEGEYAPSPSKRARDQVEIYESSGGTEGTTMSGMPVIILTTVGAKTGKIRKTPLMRVEHEGEYAVVASMGGAPKHPVWYFNVKADPQVELQDKADKWKMTAREVTGAERDEWWQRAVDAFPPYADYQEKTDRKIPVFVLTKV; the protein is encoded by the coding sequence ATGACACTTGAAGGTGAATACGCACCGAGTCCGTCAAAGCGTGCCCGCGATCAGGTTGAGATCTACGAATCCTCCGGCGGCACCGAGGGCACGACCATGAGCGGGATGCCCGTCATCATTCTCACGACGGTGGGCGCTAAGACCGGGAAGATCCGCAAGACTCCACTGATGCGCGTTGAGCATGAGGGCGAGTACGCCGTCGTCGCGTCAATGGGCGGAGCGCCGAAGCATCCGGTTTGGTACTTCAACGTCAAGGCCGATCCCCAGGTCGAATTACAGGACAAGGCGGACAAGTGGAAAATGACTGCCCGCGAAGTCACCGGCGCCGAACGCGACGAATGGTGGCAGCGCGCCGTCGACGCGTTCCCGCCGTATGCCGACTACCAGGAGAAGACGGACCGGAAGATTCCCGTCTTCGTGCTCACCAAGGTTTAA
- the kdgD gene encoding 5-dehydro-4-deoxyglucarate dehydratase codes for MAHLDPQELAGRLKTGLLSFPVTHFDDSLQFDASGYREHLSWLAEFDVAGLFAAGGTGEGFSLSSAEINTVVTTAVSEIGGTLPVLAPATGGRGTAIEQARAADSAGADGILLMPPYLTEASQRGLIEHVSAVCRSTNLGVVVYSRANAILHDAAVEELASRNPNLIGFKDGVGNIESMARIFARVGDRLAYVGGLPTAETFALPYLQLGFNTYSSAIFNFVPEFATDFYRNVLAGDRDTVYQKLRDFVIPYLDIRDRSKGYAVSIVKAGLTAIGRTAGPVRPPLTDLTEHDLTELTALINKLS; via the coding sequence GTGGCGCATCTCGACCCCCAAGAACTCGCAGGGCGACTCAAGACCGGTCTTCTTTCGTTCCCTGTCACACATTTCGACGACAGCCTCCAATTCGACGCGAGCGGCTACCGTGAGCACCTGTCCTGGCTTGCGGAATTCGACGTCGCCGGGCTGTTTGCCGCCGGAGGCACCGGCGAGGGCTTCTCGTTGTCGAGCGCCGAGATCAACACTGTCGTCACGACCGCCGTCTCGGAAATCGGCGGCACCTTGCCGGTCCTCGCCCCCGCAACGGGCGGCCGCGGCACTGCGATCGAACAGGCCCGCGCGGCTGATTCCGCCGGCGCCGACGGGATTCTGCTGATGCCGCCGTACCTGACCGAGGCGAGTCAACGCGGCTTGATCGAGCACGTCAGTGCCGTCTGCCGCAGCACCAACCTCGGTGTTGTCGTCTATAGCCGCGCCAACGCGATCCTCCACGACGCCGCAGTGGAAGAACTCGCCAGCCGCAACCCGAACCTCATCGGCTTCAAGGACGGCGTCGGCAACATTGAATCCATGGCGCGCATCTTTGCCCGGGTCGGCGACCGTCTGGCCTACGTCGGAGGTCTACCGACGGCCGAGACGTTTGCGCTCCCGTATCTTCAGCTGGGCTTCAACACGTATTCGTCGGCGATCTTCAACTTCGTCCCCGAGTTCGCCACCGACTTCTACCGCAATGTGCTCGCCGGCGACCGTGACACCGTGTACCAAAAACTTCGCGACTTCGTCATCCCCTACCTCGACATTCGGGACCGCAGCAAGGGCTACGCCGTATCGATCGTCAAGGCGGGTCTGACGGCGATCGGCCGCACCGCCGGGCCGGTACGTCCGCCACTGACCGACCTCACCGAGCACGATCTGACCGAACTGACAGCGCTGATCAATAAACTCAGCTAA
- a CDS encoding aldehyde dehydrogenase (NADP(+)), producing MTLTGKSLIAGHPVFGTAGTVNAVNPATDEQLEPRYGLVDEAAVADAAAAAADAFDTFRQTTPGRRADFLDRAADNIDAVGDELVPRTVAETALPEAVVRGELARTTNQLRLFATMLRDGGDFAARIDPAKPDRTPAPRVDIRQRQIAIGPVAVFGASNFPLAFSTAGGDTASALAAGCPVIVKAHSAHPGSTELVARAVSDAVSDAGLPAGVFSALFGSGPTVGQALVADPRIQAVGFTGSRSGGTALMKTAAERPCPIPVHAEMSSINPVFVLPAALAADPDALAAEFVASLTTRAGQLCTNPGLLFVPATPDGDVFADAAANAVRGATGQTMLTPGIQRAYASGKAELEGLSGVDLLAEGTEGDAANSPAPALFGTTSETFRATPRLQEEVFGAASLIVRYADIDDAVALAKSLQGQLTATIRFADDDHDAAAALMPVLERTVGRILFNGWPTGVEVGHAMVHGGPFPATSDSRTTSVGTLAIRRFQRPVSYQNVPEALLPDAVKPGNPWKLPRTVDGRIELP from the coding sequence ATGACTCTCACCGGAAAATCCCTCATCGCCGGGCACCCCGTCTTCGGTACGGCCGGCACCGTCAACGCGGTTAACCCCGCAACCGACGAACAGCTCGAACCCCGGTACGGCCTCGTGGACGAAGCCGCAGTTGCCGACGCGGCCGCGGCAGCAGCCGACGCATTCGACACATTCCGCCAGACGACGCCCGGGCGGCGAGCCGACTTCCTTGACCGAGCCGCCGACAACATCGACGCCGTCGGCGACGAACTGGTACCCCGCACCGTCGCCGAAACTGCACTGCCCGAAGCTGTCGTGCGGGGCGAGCTCGCCCGCACCACCAACCAGCTGAGGCTCTTTGCCACCATGCTGCGCGACGGTGGTGACTTCGCAGCGCGCATCGATCCGGCCAAGCCGGACCGGACTCCGGCACCACGCGTCGACATTCGGCAACGTCAGATCGCTATCGGGCCCGTTGCGGTATTCGGCGCCAGCAATTTCCCGCTGGCCTTCTCTACGGCAGGCGGTGACACGGCGTCCGCGCTTGCCGCCGGATGCCCGGTGATCGTCAAGGCGCACAGCGCGCATCCCGGATCGACCGAGCTCGTCGCCCGCGCCGTTTCCGACGCCGTCAGCGACGCCGGGCTGCCGGCCGGAGTGTTTTCGGCATTGTTCGGCTCCGGCCCCACCGTCGGGCAAGCTCTTGTCGCCGACCCGCGCATCCAGGCAGTCGGCTTCACCGGTTCCAGGTCCGGCGGGACGGCGCTGATGAAGACGGCCGCCGAACGCCCTTGCCCGATACCGGTGCACGCCGAAATGTCGAGCATCAACCCGGTCTTCGTTCTCCCGGCCGCACTTGCCGCCGATCCCGACGCACTGGCAGCCGAATTCGTGGCCTCGCTCACGACCCGCGCCGGCCAGTTGTGCACAAATCCGGGACTGCTCTTCGTACCGGCCACGCCGGACGGCGACGTCTTTGCCGATGCCGCGGCGAACGCCGTCCGCGGCGCCACCGGGCAGACGATGCTCACGCCCGGCATTCAAAGGGCCTACGCCAGCGGAAAGGCCGAGCTCGAAGGCCTCAGCGGAGTCGACCTACTCGCTGAGGGAACCGAGGGCGATGCCGCGAATTCTCCCGCTCCGGCGCTGTTCGGCACCACGAGCGAGACCTTCCGTGCCACTCCGCGATTGCAGGAGGAGGTGTTCGGAGCCGCATCCCTCATCGTGCGATACGCCGACATCGACGATGCCGTCGCCCTAGCCAAATCGCTCCAAGGCCAGCTCACGGCAACTATCCGATTTGCCGACGACGACCATGATGCTGCTGCCGCCCTCATGCCCGTTTTGGAACGCACAGTCGGACGGATCCTGTTCAACGGCTGGCCCACCGGTGTCGAGGTCGGGCATGCCATGGTGCACGGTGGGCCCTTCCCGGCCACCTCGGACTCGCGCACGACATCGGTCGGCACACTGGCAATCCGCCGATTCCAGCGCCCGGTCAGCTACCAGAACGTCCCGGAAGCATTGCTTCCGGACGCCGTCAAGCCCGGCAACCCGTGGAAGCTGCCGCGCACGGTTGACGGCCGCATCGAACTGCCGTAA